One window of the Candidatus Jettenia sp. genome contains the following:
- a CDS encoding bifunctional nuclease family protein, producing the protein MVLMELSKIIITETSDHQIIVLKEKEGQRSFPIVIGLHEAWAIDRAVKGVTTPRPLTHDLISNVIEGLNAEVLRIIINDLKNNTFYAKIIVQQNNSVVEIDSRPSDAIALAMLKNTPIFVAKKVLEEVCKPEYNF; encoded by the coding sequence ATGGTTCTTATGGAACTCTCAAAAATTATAATCACCGAGACAAGCGATCATCAGATTATTGTCTTAAAGGAAAAAGAAGGGCAGCGGAGTTTTCCGATAGTTATCGGTCTCCATGAGGCATGGGCAATCGACAGGGCAGTTAAGGGTGTTACCACTCCACGGCCTCTTACACATGATCTCATTAGCAATGTAATAGAAGGTCTGAATGCAGAGGTCTTGAGGATTATTATTAATGATCTGAAAAATAATACCTTCTATGCAAAGATTATAGTGCAACAAAATAATTCAGTTGTGGAAATTGATTCCAGACCCAGCGATGCTATTGCATTAGCAATGCTTAAGAATACTCCGATCTTTGTGGCCAAAAAAGTTTTAGAAGAAGTTTGTAAGCCAGAGTACAACTTTTAA